In Ornithodoros turicata isolate Travis chromosome 1, ASM3712646v1, whole genome shotgun sequence, the DNA window AAGAAACCACCAGTGCCCAGTGACCAGTgcccgccatgttgcttgttggcacccggtagttgcagagatcgacgacaggtggccacttaattgcaaggcatcacaccggatggcgccaccatcatagctctatgtgagaaaggcagaacaacaagatactagcggcaggtaaaattgcaacactgctcaacgAGTCTAGGCATGCCCaagcgcggggaaaaggcctaaccgctactgctaaacagcacagaGAAAACGCTACATATCGGGGAAAAGGTTTAGGGCgaccggttaggcctaaccccagTCTCACCGCACAACACTACGAGCTAACACAAAACGACAACCACAAAACGCTAAATATGCGTTTTTCAGGCTTGGCACGCTAcgggtcaccgctaaacaagtctaaacatgcgcgtacagggcacggcaaacatgcgagaaaaggagcacggtaaaacaacgcgcaaacatcggcaaatcactcaccttttcacTTGTCACTTTATCACTCACCatttgtataaaggcagcgcgcactgcgctcgcgtcatcaatacgtgaaaatgttcagctaccactcgttacaaaattgttcccgcacccacgcttcttgggaagaagtggagaatgaatgtttcaacaacgaaaatccccgcaacgagctcgtcatcactgcttttcgctacgtgatagacttggtaggctttggcaatataggcgagatctcgccggggccgcttcaggagatggtgcgtcggatttacgcccgttacaagaacatCTGTATAACGGTTCTGGACGGACCattgggactgatgagcgaatccGTGAGCTTTgtcaacgcagaattcaactacagtAAAACCCCGTTAAACCATACCTGGCGGGGACGCAGCAAAACTACGGTTTAAGCGGCACAACGGCATATCCGAAAATACGAGATAACCACATACCTTCGTAATGAGAGAGGGAATCACACAAAAAACGATGTTTGTTGGAAGAAAACACGCGCAAATAGCGCTTTAATTCACAGAATTGCAGAAATCTGTAATCTCCGATTGTCAGTACACCAATCTCGCGGCGAGAATCGCGGCTTCAAAGTCTTTCAAACCGGGAGCCAGCTGCTCCAGtagtccttttttttctgcatacaCGCGCATCACGTCTAACGCTCGAGCACTTTCCGCAACCGTGGGACACGGCACATCTTCGGTTTCCTCCTCCGTGTCATCGTCGTCAGCCTGGGAGTCTTCCGGAGGCATGGTTGGAGCCACAGCAGCTATGATGTCCGCGTCGGACCACCCGGGAGATGTTGCAACATCGTTGTCTACATCGCGAAACGCCTCGAAGGAGACTTTCTCAGCAGAGCCCtggcgttccaatacctcggaAAGGAGGTCGTCACAGGATGCGTCTTCAACTTCCACCGTGTTAGTAGCAGGACTGTTGTTGTCCGCACGCACAAACTTGGCGTGTCTGAAACAGTTCTGCACTGTCGTTGACTCCACCTGAGCCCAGGAGAACGCAAGGAGATGGATGGCACCCAACAGGTCTATTGAATAGGTTTTGCCGTTCTCTATTGCTAGGAGCATCCTACGCAGCAGGTTCTTTCTGTACAGCTGCTTTACGACCCGTATAACCCTTTGGTCAAGGGGCTGCGACAACGATGTCGTGTTGGGGGCAAGAAAGACTAACTTGATCTCGGTGAGGTTGGCCACATCGACGTGCGAAGATGCATTGTCCAGCACGAGAACCACTCTTCTGTTCTTTGCGGCAAAACGACGGTCCAGGAGACGGACGTACTCCTCGAACAGAACAGCAGTCATCCAGGCCTTCCCGTTGCTGCGGTAGAGAACGTCGGACGGCAGTCTTCCTCCCTTGAAGCATCGCGGCTTCGCTGCTTTTCCGATAACCAGTAGCGGCAGTTTTTCATTCCCAGTCATGTTGACGGCAAACGCGACGGAAATCCTATCTTTTGAGTGCTTCCCACCAGAACAAGTCTCACCACTGAAGGCTAGGGTCCTGTTAGGCAGCAACTTGAAGAATAATGCCGACTCGTCCATGTTAAAAATGTCCTCAGGATCGTAGTCTTGCAGGATTTGGCGAAGCTGTCCGTTTTCCCATGCTTCTGCGCCGTCTTTGTTGGCCTCCGCGCTTTCGCCGGACACCACTTTCGAAACAATGTTGTAGCGCGCCTTGAACCTTGCAAGCCATCCGTTGCTGCACACAAAGTCATCATGTCGCTGTTGTAACGCGAAAGTCCGCGCTTTTTCGACGAGGAGCGGGCCACTGACAGGCAGGTTCTCACTCCATGCTTTCTTCAGCCACAACACCAATGCCCCTTCGACATCTGCATAGGAAGATCCACGTAAACGGCACCTCTTCAGGTTGGCTGCTGCGTCGGAGTTCCACAGTTTCTCCCTGGAGTTCCAGATCGTGCAGACAGTGGTCAGGGGCAATCCTTTCTCACGAGCTAGTGCTGCCTTCTTGACTCCTCGTTCAATCGCCTGAATAAGCTCGAGCTTCTCCTTCACTGTCAAAACTCGGTGCTTTACCAATTGCTTGGGCATGGCGTAGCTTGCGGGTATTCAACGATCACCGATGGTCGCAGAAAACGGTAAACGTGAAGGGCGTTCCAGAGCTGAGATTACAAAGACTGCTATGACACGTGCGATGCGATAACTTTCAGTTTTCACCCTCTCTTCTTTTTGGGGAAAGCGCGTCATTCAGGGAAAGGGCGCCCACGTGTGGGTCATAGTCATGCGTCACGTCCCAAGTTGACCTCTTGGAAtttccttttctcctttgtttgCGTGAGCGTTGCTGTCCGCTCGCGGAGCGAGGTCACAGAAAGGACGAGTTCACGCGTCACGGAATGTGGAACAGCTACGCATTATCCGATATGTACGGAAAAAACGACTGCGGTTTAAGCGGGCATAGAATACATTGAGCTGAATGGCAACCCGCTCCGGGATTCAACACAACTACTATCATATCACAATATTATATATCATATATCAATATCATATCACAATACTATAGAGTACTATCATAATCCTATACGCATCAAatcactaggaaagcttaccgtattcgcagcttccgtaagggaaggagtgtacggcatccacaagatagcgcttgtcgtcgtaggggaccaaacttttcttgagtctcgaaatggtgtacattgtttgctttatactctggatggcgcactgcttctgagagactgtcctttcgttgaatagagaatctcggtacacttcgtacaataaatgtttcctcaccacgtctttctgaACTCCTTTcactctcgcgatctgtttttGTGTTCCAGCCAAGAGAATActgtacattttggctcggatggctacgacttcttGAATAACAGCACCTCCCGTCTTGTCTGAAGTATCCCATCTGATTAGCGTGCtggtcgttgaaaagtgggtggttcACTAGATAGGAGGACAGATCGTCCTCAATTTTCATCagcaggctttcacacgtgagagaaaaaattatgctgtccgtatcgctatagatcaattgcactggacacgtcaagcgagaaaagagtgactcgtagatgaagctgtacattcggactttggatatctctagaatGGCAAAGACCATGTAAAGGGGGTGCATGCATTTGATGTGATGCTGTTTCATTTCGTACAAGATGCATTTGccactcagaatgagaaaatgctgactgtcgacggagctagcctttcggagcacgctttctttatcgta includes these proteins:
- the LOC135377583 gene encoding tigger transposable element-derived protein 4-like translates to MPKQLVKHRVLTVKEKLELIQAIERGVKKAALAREKGLPLTTVCTIWNSREKLWNSDAAANLKRCRLRGSSYADVEGALVLWLKKAWSENLPVSGPLLVEKARTFALQQRHDDFVCSNGWLARFKARYNIVSKVVSGESAEANKDGAEAWENGQLRQILQDYDPEDIFNMDESALFFKLLPNRTLAFSGETCSGGKHSKDRISVAFAVNMTGNEKLPLLVIGKAAKPRCFKGGRLPSDVLYRSNGKAWMTAVLFEEYVRLLDRRFAAKNRRVVLVLDNASSHVDVANLTEIKLVFLAPNTTSLSQPLDQRVIRVVKQLYRKNLLRRMLLAIENGKTYSIDLLGAIHLLAFSWAQVESTTVQNCFRHAKFVRADNNSPATNTVEVEDASCDDLLSEVLERQGSAEKVSFEAFRDVDNDVATSPGWSDADIIAAVAPTMPPEDSQADDDDTEEETEDVPCPTVAESARALDVMRVYAEKKGLLEQLAPGLKDFEAAILAARLVY